The following nucleotide sequence is from Alteromonas sp. V450.
TGCCAAACCGCAACCCCCCACTTTATGGGAGGTGAGCCTAAGGAATTAGCCGATGAATACAAAAATGCCACCCCGCATGCAGCTGATATTGCGTTTTCAATACTGCTGATGCAAGGTACAAGCGATAGCATCGTCCCAGTCGAACATGCGTTTATGTCGGGGGCTACCACAATAACGGTTGAAAATGGTGGTCACTTTGACTGGTTACATCCCGATAGCACGTCTTTCAATGCTTTATTTGAGGTTTTAAGCAAAAATGATGAATAAGGTTTTTTCTGCAGAGCAGTTAGATAGTAAAGATCCAATCCGTCATAAGCGCGAATTGTTCTCACTACCAGAAAATACAGTCTATTTGGATGGTAATTCTTTGGGCCCCTTACCGAAGGCCGCTGAACTGCGAGCTAGAGAGGTCGTTAATGAGCAATGGGGACGTGACCTCATCACAAGTTGGAACAAGCATGAATGGATATCACTACCTTCAAAGGTAGGTGACCAGATAGGAGCGCTTGTTGGTGCGAAAAGTGGACAGGTAATCTGTTGTGATTCAATTTCAGTCAATCTTTTTAAAGTGTTAAGTGCAGCGCTTAAAATGCAACCTCATCGAAAAGTCATTGCAACGACGAAAGATAATTTTCCAACCGACTTATATATGGTCCAAGGGCTTATCGAACTGCTGGGCGATGATTATAGACTTGAATATATCGATGAACACAACATTGAAGCATCGCTTAACGATGAGATCGCTGTGTTAATGCTCACTCAGGTAAATTTTCGTTCTGGCAATAAGATAAACATGAAAGATGTTACGGCGTTGGCGCACAAACATGGCATATTAACACTGTGGGATTTAGCCCACAGCGCTGGCGCATTCCCTGTTGAATTAGACGATGCCCATGTAGATTTCGCCGTCGGTTGCACCTATAAATATCTCAACGGTGGGCCTGGTTCTCCAGCATTTATTTACGTCGCTGAGCGCCATCAACAACGCTACAAGCAACCCCTTGCAGGCTGGATGGGGCACGCTGCTCCGTTTGCATTCGAGCCTGATTACCAACCAGCTCAGTCCATCAAGCAAAACTTGTCAGGTACACCCGGCGTGATAGGTATGAGTATTTTAAGTGCTGCCCTAGAGGCTTTTGATGACGTTTCTTTAAAAGCACTTGATGAAAAATCGAAAAAACTACAGACATTTTTTATTTGTGAGGCTAAAAGAGCTGGTGTTTGGGATGCGTTTGATTTCGCAAGCCCTGTTATTGATAATCGCGGTAGTCAAATAGCGCTTAAGCATAAGGACGCTTATGCGATATGCCAAGCATGGATAGCTCAAGGTGTCATTGCAGATTTTCGAGCACCGGATATTTTGAGGATAGGTTTTGCACCACTATATCTTCGCTTTGTTGACATCGAATATGCAGTTGCTCAGCTATCCTTGATCATCGAGGAAAGGCAATATGAGGACCCGGCTTTCAAACAGAAGCATCATGTGACTTAATTAACAGTCTGCATTGATTGATAAATATTTACAGTTGGGTGTGGTACAGTGTATTTTCGCGCTTATAATGAGTGATATTCACGACGTTCGGTGGTTAGTTGTTTTTGGTTAAACGTTTTATCTTACTTCAGGTTTTCATGGGTTTCTTCGCGCAGTGTGTGATCGCGCAGTCAAATTTCGAAAGCACTAACTCGCATGCGAATAGAACTGTCACATATTGTATCGATCCTTCGTGGGAACCTTATGAAGCAATCCGCAATGGCCAACACGTAGGAATATCTGCACAGTATTTGAAGCTTATCAGTGAAAAAATTGGCGTTACTTTCCAATTAATTCCTACAGAGAGCTGGCAGCAAAGTCTAGAGTTTGTCCAGCTCGAAAAGTGCCAAGCCATTCCTATGATAAATCCTTCAGAATATCGCAAACAGTTTCTTGATTTCAGTTTGCCTTACTTCGAGGCACCAAATGTTTTAGTCGCTAAAACCGGTACGCCTATGCTTCAAGGTTATGCAGGGGTTGGGAACCGTTCAGTTGGCATTGTTCGCGGATACCGCCAAGTAGAGTATATTTCAAAATATTATCCAGGCCTTCGTTTAAAACTCATCCCGTCCGAAAGAGAGGGGCTTAAAATGCTGGCAAAAGGGGAGTTTGATGTAATGGTTGGTTCCCTGATGAGCGTCAATATGCATATCAATAATCTAAAGCTCAACGACTTGTCTATTGTCGGGTATGCAGAGCCTTTTGATTCACTGTCTTTTGGCGTTGTGAAATCCTCTAATTGGCTAGTTGAAGATATCAATCGAGCGATATCCCTTATCCCAGAGCAGAAAAAAGTCGATATTTATAAACAATGGCACAATGTCCAGATCAGGCAGAGTCGCAATTATGCTGTCATGTTTCTATGTATAGTAATCGTTATCTTGCTCTTATTATGGGCCGTATGGAGACAACGTTACTTAACATCTTATGCCCGTATAATAAAACAAAAAAACGAAGAGATAAGTTCACTGCAAGCCAACTTACTTGAAAAGAATAAAACCCTCTCATTTTTGTCTGCCCATGATACCGTGACTGGCCTTTACAATCGCAATCACATGATCCAAAGAGCAGAAGAGGAAATTTCGCGGTTTCAACGTTTTCATACCACAGCCTCAATGATTATTTTGGAATTGGTTTCTCGCGAGGCTGACGAAGAAAGAAGAGAGCAAGAACGTAAAGAAGACGGGCTTAAAGCGGTAGCAAAGAGTTGCTTGAATTCAGTTCGTGAAGTTGATGTTGTTTCTCGATTTAGTGAAGAGCAGTTTATTATTTTGTGTCCACAAACTGAAATTAACGACGCAAAATCACTTGCGCAGCGTATGCTTGATTGTATGAATGCGCACAGCACGTTGAATGATCAGTTTAAATTTGCAATGGGGATATCTGAACTAAAGGATTCAGAAGAGTTTTCAGAGTGGCTAGAGCGAACAACTAAAGCACTCTACCATTCGTCGCGGCTCGGCTACGGCACTTTTGTCGCGGCCGAATAGCGTATCTGAATTCACGTATGACTAATGTCGCTAAATGATAGGCTCGTACTGCCATTGGTGAAGTTCGTAACTAATTTTTGCACGGTCATATTCTCTGTCTGACCTCCAGTTACGGTTGTTAAGCTTTGCTGATACCCCAGGGTAAAGCCTTTTGTTTGCGATTAGTTTTATATCACTTTGGTAACTTTCTTTCGCCGATCTTACTTTATCAGCCTTATTTTCCAACCACTCTAACAAAGCCGATTCATTGTTGAACATTTCAAGCGCCTCTGCCACTTTGCCCTGTAGCTCTTTTGGCACTTTTTTGTTTTGAATGAGTGTTATTTTTTCTTTGTGCTTTAAGTTGTTTTCTTTTATTTGCTTAAGAAGCTCGTCTAGCGAATCTTTCCTTTCCAAAAGCAGGTTGAAGCCGGGGCTAAAATCGACTTTTAATGTACTTCCGGATACCGCGCCAAGTGTTCCAGCTTCAATTTTACCGTGACTGCTGATCTCACATGCAAATAAATTGCCCATGGGTCTATCGATTTGGCCCACAATCACATCACCACCACAGCGAACACGGCTATAAGCCAGCTGCCGGCCGATCGTGGTGTTTCCTTTACATTGAATGTCGACACCTTGTCCGTGTTGAATATGAATATTGCCAGCGGCGACTAGTTTACAATGAAACTCACCTTGTACGTCGTTCACTTTTCCCATTGCGCCTTCGGTAATGATTATATCACCACCTGATTCGATATAGGCTGACTCGACAAAACCGTTAATTGTGACATCGCCAGACGCTTTAATCTGCATTTTTTCGGTAACATCGCCATTTACCAAAACCGCACCTTCATAGGAAACGTGCCCTGTTCCAACGTTAACGCCGTTGCAAATAAAGGTATCGTCGATATTCATTATTTGGTCGCGATATTTCGGCATTCCCGATATTGAAGATACCAGTAAATTCGCATCACTATCAGAAATTACCGTGCCGCTGCCCATCCTAAACTCAAGCCATTCACCAGGTTTTGCTGGAACCTTATTACCTCTGACATCAAAGCCAGAGCGTCCTTGTGTAGGCTCTCGCCTTGTCAAAACTGGAGTGTTTACCTTTACGCAAATGACCTCACCGAGGTTTCGCATGTCCACGCGCTCTCCATTGCCTGACTGTGGTTTGAGAACGCGATCTAAGGCATTTTCAACAAGCGGAATAAACTTCGAGTTTTTACCGTTTTTCGCAGGAAGCCCTTTCGCTATTATTTCTTCAAGCACTGTGCCAGGCGCAGCTTGTCGCGCTGCACTAAGCATTGTTTGAATAACTTTTATGCTCAATCCACGAGAAATTCCGTTTTTGATTGCTAAAGATTTGACCGTAGCAAGTGAGGGAAGCTTCCCACCATATGGCGTGGTGAGAATAAGACTTGCCTGCATGGCGTCTTCACCAACGCGAAACTCTAATTCTGCATTCTTGCGCTCTCCAATGCGTTCCTGAATGATGGTTCCATCGTTTGTTTTAAAATAATGGTTCGCAGCATCGCACGCGGTTTTGAGCGACGCTTCTGAGATATACAGACCTTTAGTCTCTCCGGTCTCAAGTAGCTGTCTAATTTCTTTAACATCAACTTCGCTCGAAAAGTCTGCCGGCTCGAGCATTAAGTTAATGTAGGTCTGTGTTTTGTCGAAGCTAATTGTAACGCCATTCATGACTGTGTAATCCCTTTGCGTCTAATTTATTGTTATCGGCGCGATAGATAAAAAACTGAAGCTCTGCGCGAGAACTTAATCGCACAAAGATAAATCATTTTTAGTAATTTAAAATGAAGCTTACCTGTCGTCAAAGGTTTTCGGCATATTGATAAAGTGCTCGTAAGATTGCTTGTTTTTCTGGGTTATCTGCGTGTTCGTGTGCGAGTTGCTCGAGCCTAATCAAGTAGCTTTCTATGGTTATCGAACCGTTAAACGCTGGATCAGTCAAGCGAGCTTGACGGTGATGCTGCCACTGCACCATTTCATCTGCTGTTAGCGTATTGGGAAAGTTTCGCGCGCGGTATCTAAATAGCTGACGTTTCAGCCTTGAATGCTGTGTTTCGTTTGCTAATGTGACTAGATTCTCCGGCGAAGAAGAGATTACGCGTTCGCACCATCGCTTGTCTTCGTCATTCAGGAAACCGCCGCTGTAGAGTGCGTAATCGATATCAAGCTCAGCGTCATACTGTTCTTGCTCGTACACTTTTACTAGCTTATTCGCTAAATCTGGCATTTGTGCCAGTTTCCTGTAGTTATCAAGACATTTATCACGATTAAGATTTAAGCGTTTCGCATTATCTTCTGTCATTGCTTTTGCGGTGGTGATAAAGGGAGAACGGTTTACATGAATAAGTTTTAGGCCTGGGCGCTCTTCAGGTTTCTCATAGGTATCAGAGGGTGCATAAAGTGCTTGTTTGATTAACTCTGGAGGGTCGCTGAGTAAGGCTTCCACGTCGTGAGACAAATCAACAGCAATATATGCATTGCTATTGGTTGGGTGTTTAGCAATGGGCATTACCCAAGTGCAACACCCATTGGCAGCAGCAAGTTTTGAAGAGATATGCAGCAGCACTGACGGTTTGCTGATGTCAATTTGCTGCATGACGGTGTGTTTGTTGCGCAGAGAAAAAGCATATTCGAACAATCTTGGTTGTTTATCTTTTATTAATTTCGCCAGTGCAATAGTGGCGTACACATCACTTAGCGCATCGTGCGCATTGTCATGACCTATATTGTTTGCCGCGGCTAACGCTTCGAGTTTAAAGCTTGGTGCCCCATCTTCTCTACGCGGCCAATTAATTCCATCAGGCCTGAGTGCATAGCACGCTCTGGCTAAGTCAATAAGGTCCCAGCGACTATTTCCGTTACGCCATTCACGTGCATATGGGTCGTAAAAATTGCGGTAGAACAGGTAGCGCGATACTTCGTCATCAAAGCGGATACTGTTAAATCCCACGCTGCATGTGTTAGGTACTGACATTTCCTCGAATATACGTGCCGCAAAATCTGCTTCATTTGAGCCATCGCGAATGGTTTGTTGTGGCGTTATACCTGTTACTAAGCATGCTTCGGGATGAGGCAAGTAATCGTTGGCGATAGCACTCATTATATTAATGGGCTTACCGATGATATTAAGTTCTAAATCTGTTCTAACAGCGGCAAATTGACAAGGAAGGTCTTTTTGGGGACTTGTGCCAAATGTTTCGAAGTCGTACCAAAGAAATGTAGGTGAATGCATAACCACCGTATTATTCGTTAATTTTTAATTTATGGGCAGTTTACACCGCTTGACTGTTGATTACCAAACGCCGTTTTGTGGGCATTTTGAGAAGGTCATTATCAGCAAAGGGAATTAAATGGCGTTGACGACATTCACAATTTGGCTACAGTAAATAAAATCACAAAAAAGGGCAGAAATAATGACAGTCACCAACGTGCGCGAAACCGCTCCAAAGAATGAAGGCTCATCAATAACAAGCAAGTTAAAGCAGATAAAAATAGGCGTAGCCGTTGGAGCATTAACGCTTATTAACTGTCCGCTAGCGTCGGCCGACGCTACTTCAACGACTAATAAGCCATTAAAAACAAACGTAGCAATAGCTATTCACGGCGGGGCTGGCACCATTTTAAAGTCCTCTATGACGTTAGAAAAAGAGGCAGCTTATAAACGCGTTCTAGAAAATGCGGTAACTCATGGCTATTACCTTTTACAAAACGGTGAGAAGGGAGAAGTGGCCGTGGTCGAAACCATAAAAATTCTCGAAAGTTCTCCTTTATTCAATGCTGGCATTGGGGCCGTTTATACGTATGACGGTGAGCATGAACTAGATGCATCTATTATGCATGGCGGTACCAAAAATGCGGGTGCGGTAGCGGGAGTAAAAACCATTCGAAGTCCCATTGAAGCCGCACGCTTAGTTATGGACTCGTCGCCTCATGTATTACTGTCTGGCAAAGGTGCTGAAGAATACGCAGCGCAAAATGGACTTGAGCAAGTTGATAATAAAGTCTTTGATACTGAGTTTAGAAAAGACGCGCTAGATAAAGCAAAAGCCAGAATGGCGCAGGTACACACAGGCTATGGTACACAGCAAGGCAACGAGCGCTTTGGTACTGTCGGGGCGGTAGTGCTAGACAGTAACGGAAACATTGTTGCAGGTACCTCTACGGGAGGCATGACCGCTAAAAGGTATGGTCGAATTGGCGATTCACCAATAATTGGTGCAGGTACTTACGCGGACAACGAAAGTTGCGCGGTGTCTGCAACAGGGCACGGAGAGTACTTCATTCGATATCATGTGGCGTCAGATATATGTGCTCGAATGAAGTATCAAGAAATATCGTTAAAAAAAGCGGCTGACACAGTAGTTAACGATATATTGGTTAAGGCGGGTGGTGAAGGCGGAGTGGTCGCAATTGATGGTGAGGGCAATATTGCAATGCCTTTTAATTCAAAAGGGATGTATCGTGCCAGTATCGATATGAATGGAAAAATAACCATAGCGATATACCGGGATTAATTGTGCTTTGATATTAAATAATCTGGCTTAGTCAGTGTGTTGGGTCTAATCTTTAGGTGTGGGGGAAATCTTTCACACTTGATTATAAATAACTAAAAAGCTGCTACGTTCATCAGTATTGGTACCTTACAAGACATAAATGTACAAAGAGCATCGCGGCTGGAGAAAATATATGGAATCGTTGCAAGTCAGTGATTATATGAACACTCATCCGGTTAAGTTGAATGTTGATATGCCAGTAGCGCAAGCCGTTGAAGCGCTGTTAGCCAGCGGGCAGAGTGGGGGGCCGGTACTCGACAGCAAGGGAAAAGTTGTTGGTTTTTTATCTGAGCAAGACTGTATTGCCCAAATGATTGCGTCGAGCTACTATCGCGAGCAAATTTGTAGGGTAGGGGAAATCATGAAAACCCCTGTGGTTTCAGTTAAGCCTTACATGTCGGTGATAGAGCTGGCGCAATTGCTGCTGAAAGAAAAACCTCGGGTTTACCCTGTCGTAGACGATGATGGCGTGCTTTTAGGCTCAATTAACCGTACTGCTGTGTTGCGTGCTATTGACGTTCAATTAAATGATGGTTACCAGCGCGCGGGTTAAACGTCGTTTAGGCTAAACCCAATCAGTTAGTACTTTTAGACTTGGCATATTAGTGTTAAGCATCGCAAGTGCACTCTTTGGTGAAGATGCGGCGCTGGGCTAACAGAGCATAATACTAAAGCGCCGGTAGGCTTATTCTATATAAAAAGGAGGCTTTGCTTAGCGCCTCCTTTTTATTTGCTGCACGTATTACTCGTTATATGTTTTAGTGGCCTTATGGCTTGGCGTTCGCTAATTTTGTGATCGCATCTTTAAGTGACGTACCAGAAATTAGCTTGAAGTTTTGGGTTTCGCTTGGCATGACGTTTCTACCGTCTTGCACTACCCAAAGCCCTTCAGTGAACCTTCCTTCCAAGTTTGCGTTGGTGACTTCCAGTCCATCTGTTTCTGAAACCCCATCAATTTGTTTATCTTTGTCTGCTGCAATTTGAACAAGCCCCATCAGTTTCAATTCTTCAGGGTTTTCATTATGTATGTGATAGATAGCATAGCTGTTATTACCCTGACTAGATACGATTAAGTAAGTTTGCGAATCTACGTCAAACAAAGCCAGCCCTTCTATATCAGCTTGTACCGGCGCTTCTATCTCAGCGATGATATGAGGCTGGTTGCTGCTTTTAGTTATATCTAGGGCCCAAATCCCAGCACCTTCCTCACCTAAGTAGGCAGTTCTTGTTTTAGTATCCACAACACATCCTTCTGGCTGTGAGGGCAGTGAAAAGGATTGGGTTAAGTGCCCATCAATCGCTTTGTTGGAGGCAATAGACACGCGATAGCGTTCGAAGCGGCCACTGGTGTCGTTAGCAAATACATGTGCTACTCCATCTGACACAAACAAACACATGCCGTAAATATCATAGAGTGTGGTGCTTATGTGCCCAAGGTGGGTCATAGTACCAAGCTCATCTATTTCAAATACAGACAAGCTATTGTTTGTTCGGTTTGATGCTACTGCAATATCAATGAATGGCGCATCGCTTTGTTGTGCTTTAGCTTCTGCCACAGATACCTTGTATCCCACATCAACATTATTCACTCTGCCAACAGGAAGGCTTTGCACTAGCTTGCCGGCTAAGTCATAGCTATTCAATGCGCCTTTTTTGTCGGTGCCGATTACGCGACTTTGTGAAGGGACGCTTGAGTTTACCCAAATGGCAGGGTCGTCAGCGGCGTCACCATGATTTTCCACTGGGTCAGTTTCAACATCGGGCTTAACCTTCACGGAAAGGTCTGCATGTTGCGATGTTATGCTTTGTATATGCGTTTTCTCTAGGTAATTTTCGTTTCGCGAGGTGGCTTTGAGATTGGTGCCGCATTGTCGATTAAGTAAAGCTTCGCTTAGTTTTGAGGGAAGTTCGGCAGAAAACACGTCGCCTGATTCATCATCGTCAACAACAAGAGAAACATTTTGGCCATCTTCGCCTAAAGACAGGTGAACGAACTCAGGCTGAATAGAAGTAGACTTGTTGTTTGCTTTTAATTGGCGATCGTCTGAGTTACTTTCGTTGGCCGTATTCATTAGCGAGACAAATTGTGTAAGACATGGCGCTTTAAGCCATACTCCGCTGGCATCCGGGCTTACCCAGGCAGCGATATCCAAGCCATCTATCGTAGTTGAAGGTAGGGTGGCTACACCTTCAACAGCAACATCTTTTCCATGAAAAATGAGGTTTTTTGCTAGCTCACTTTCAATATTGGTATCTAATTGCCACACACCGGCAAATTCGTCAGCAAGGTATAGCGTGTCGGTGTTGGCATTTATGGCGCAACTTTTAATGCCTGGGCCTATCGCAAAATCTCTCAGCGATAAAAAGCGTCCGCTATGAATTTCATACTGATTCAGCGTGCCTGTAGCATCGATATTAATAATTTGCAGTTCGCCAGCGCTTGACGTTGAAGCACAAATGGCTTCAGAGCCTTTAGTTATCTTGGTTTGCGGTTGAGCAAATTCAAGAGATGCGGCGTTAATGCGATACACCTCTATGTGCTGGGTGTTGTTATTGAACACTACTAAAGACACCCATTGTTTTGAATTAGATTCCACAACTTCGGCACGTGCTAAGGTGTAATGTCCCGCAATGAAGTGTTTTTTCCCTTCAGAGTTGCTCAGTGAAATTCCCTTGTGTTCGCTATTATTTATGTTGATAGCGTGGGTGTCTGCGTAAGCGTTATTAACATGGGTGTCTACGTAAGCATCATGTTGATTGTCTATGCTAGTGTTGCTGGCATGGGTGTCTTTGTTAGTGTCTTTTTTGGGGTTATTGAGATGGTTGGCGTAGTTTTGATAGTGCAGCGTTAGGCTTAGGCCGTCCGTTAGCTTTGTTAGCGGTAAGGCGCTGTTTTGAATTTCTGCTTCTTGTGGCTGGCTTTCACTGTGCGCAAAAGTGGTATCTGCACTGTTATTTGAAGTAGTTGAGGCAGCGCAGCTAAATAACGAGAGAAGTACGCTTGAAAGTGCCGCTGCGGTAGCTTTGGTTTTAAAAACTACCTTGGTGTGACGCTGATGGGTCATTGTTGTTATTGTCCTGAAACTTACTTGAGTTAAACCCGCGCTCTACCTTTATATTAAAGCAGGGCTTACAGATTATTAAATGTAGGTCTAAGGGCCGAACTAACGCCGGCCTTCAAACCTTAAAAACTACGTTCGATATACCTGCCTAGTTGAGCTGCCATGTAAAGCCAAGCTCAAACGTGCGGCCGTATTCTTCATACTGCGCATTTTGGCTGCGAGTATCGAAATAGTTGTAGAAGGGTTCGTCACCTAAGTTGATGCCGTTAAAATACACCTGCATGCTGTCGTTGATGTAGTAGCGCGCCATGAAATCAACCTGTACATGATCATCTTCAAATCTGAGCATGTCACCATCAATTTCTTCGAAATTGTCGCTTTTATAGGTGGTGGCTAGACGCACACTGAAGTCATTTGCTTCGTACCCAATAGTGATGTTGCCAATGCGGTCTGACTGATTCGGTAATTGGGTTTCAAACTTTTCGCCATCCAAGAAAGTTGTCGCTTCAGAGTCGGTAAAAGTGGCGTTGGTAGACACAATAAAGCCATTGTTGAAGGCTTTCACCCAAGATAATTCTAAGCCGGTTAAATCGGCAGAGTCGCCGTTTATCGGCTGTATGACTTCTTCAAAGCCTTCCCAACCAGTAGTGCCTGCAACATCAGCGTAAACAACAAAATTGTCGATATTTTTGTAGAACAGCCCCGCTGAAATTACACCAATGTCACCCGGGTAGTACTCAATCGATAGATCAACGTTTTGTGCTTCATAAGGCTGAAGTTCAGGGTTGCCAACTTCTGCCGCTCGTTCAGTCACAAATACGCCATCATCTTCTTCTGTTTTACTCTCGATAATTTGAAATGCCGCTACATCTTCAAATTTTGGTCTTGAAATAGTGTGGGTGTAGGCAGCGCGAAGCTGAAGTTTGTCTGAAACGGTGTATCTGGCATTTACACTGGGTAACCAATGATCATAGTCACGTTCTGC
It contains:
- a CDS encoding isoaspartyl peptidase/L-asparaginase family protein, with translation MTVTNVRETAPKNEGSSITSKLKQIKIGVAVGALTLINCPLASADATSTTNKPLKTNVAIAIHGGAGTILKSSMTLEKEAAYKRVLENAVTHGYYLLQNGEKGEVAVVETIKILESSPLFNAGIGAVYTYDGEHELDASIMHGGTKNAGAVAGVKTIRSPIEAARLVMDSSPHVLLSGKGAEEYAAQNGLEQVDNKVFDTEFRKDALDKAKARMAQVHTGYGTQQGNERFGTVGAVVLDSNGNIVAGTSTGGMTAKRYGRIGDSPIIGAGTYADNESCAVSATGHGEYFIRYHVASDICARMKYQEISLKKAADTVVNDILVKAGGEGGVVAIDGEGNIAMPFNSKGMYRASIDMNGKITIAIYRD
- a CDS encoding phytase is translated as MTHQRHTKVVFKTKATAAALSSVLLSLFSCAASTTSNNSADTTFAHSESQPQEAEIQNSALPLTKLTDGLSLTLHYQNYANHLNNPKKDTNKDTHASNTSIDNQHDAYVDTHVNNAYADTHAININNSEHKGISLSNSEGKKHFIAGHYTLARAEVVESNSKQWVSLVVFNNNTQHIEVYRINAASLEFAQPQTKITKGSEAICASTSSAGELQIINIDATGTLNQYEIHSGRFLSLRDFAIGPGIKSCAINANTDTLYLADEFAGVWQLDTNIESELAKNLIFHGKDVAVEGVATLPSTTIDGLDIAAWVSPDASGVWLKAPCLTQFVSLMNTANESNSDDRQLKANNKSTSIQPEFVHLSLGEDGQNVSLVVDDDESGDVFSAELPSKLSEALLNRQCGTNLKATSRNENYLEKTHIQSITSQHADLSVKVKPDVETDPVENHGDAADDPAIWVNSSVPSQSRVIGTDKKGALNSYDLAGKLVQSLPVGRVNNVDVGYKVSVAEAKAQQSDAPFIDIAVASNRTNNSLSVFEIDELGTMTHLGHISTTLYDIYGMCLFVSDGVAHVFANDTSGRFERYRVSIASNKAIDGHLTQSFSLPSQPEGCVVDTKTRTAYLGEEGAGIWALDITKSSNQPHIIAEIEAPVQADIEGLALFDVDSQTYLIVSSQGNNSYAIYHIHNENPEELKLMGLVQIAADKDKQIDGVSETDGLEVTNANLEGRFTEGLWVVQDGRNVMPSETQNFKLISGTSLKDAITKLANAKP
- the sbcB gene encoding exodeoxyribonuclease I, with product MHSPTFLWYDFETFGTSPQKDLPCQFAAVRTDLELNIIGKPINIMSAIANDYLPHPEACLVTGITPQQTIRDGSNEADFAARIFEEMSVPNTCSVGFNSIRFDDEVSRYLFYRNFYDPYAREWRNGNSRWDLIDLARACYALRPDGINWPRREDGAPSFKLEALAAANNIGHDNAHDALSDVYATIALAKLIKDKQPRLFEYAFSLRNKHTVMQQIDISKPSVLLHISSKLAAANGCCTWVMPIAKHPTNSNAYIAVDLSHDVEALLSDPPELIKQALYAPSDTYEKPEERPGLKLIHVNRSPFITTAKAMTEDNAKRLNLNRDKCLDNYRKLAQMPDLANKLVKVYEQEQYDAELDIDYALYSGGFLNDEDKRWCERVISSSPENLVTLANETQHSRLKRQLFRYRARNFPNTLTADEMVQWQHHRQARLTDPAFNGSITIESYLIRLEQLAHEHADNPEKQAILRALYQYAENL
- a CDS encoding DUF342 domain-containing protein — its product is MNGVTISFDKTQTYINLMLEPADFSSEVDVKEIRQLLETGETKGLYISEASLKTACDAANHYFKTNDGTIIQERIGERKNAELEFRVGEDAMQASLILTTPYGGKLPSLATVKSLAIKNGISRGLSIKVIQTMLSAARQAAPGTVLEEIIAKGLPAKNGKNSKFIPLVENALDRVLKPQSGNGERVDMRNLGEVICVKVNTPVLTRREPTQGRSGFDVRGNKVPAKPGEWLEFRMGSGTVISDSDANLLVSSISGMPKYRDQIMNIDDTFICNGVNVGTGHVSYEGAVLVNGDVTEKMQIKASGDVTINGFVESAYIESGGDIIITEGAMGKVNDVQGEFHCKLVAAGNIHIQHGQGVDIQCKGNTTIGRQLAYSRVRCGGDVIVGQIDRPMGNLFACEISSHGKIEAGTLGAVSGSTLKVDFSPGFNLLLERKDSLDELLKQIKENNLKHKEKITLIQNKKVPKELQGKVAEALEMFNNESALLEWLENKADKVRSAKESYQSDIKLIANKRLYPGVSAKLNNRNWRSDREYDRAKISYELHQWQYEPII
- a CDS encoding CBS domain-containing protein, which gives rise to MESLQVSDYMNTHPVKLNVDMPVAQAVEALLASGQSGGPVLDSKGKVVGFLSEQDCIAQMIASSYYREQICRVGEIMKTPVVSVKPYMSVIELAQLLLKEKPRVYPVVDDDGVLLGSINRTAVLRAIDVQLNDGYQRAG
- the kynU gene encoding kynureninase, whose protein sequence is MMNKVFSAEQLDSKDPIRHKRELFSLPENTVYLDGNSLGPLPKAAELRAREVVNEQWGRDLITSWNKHEWISLPSKVGDQIGALVGAKSGQVICCDSISVNLFKVLSAALKMQPHRKVIATTKDNFPTDLYMVQGLIELLGDDYRLEYIDEHNIEASLNDEIAVLMLTQVNFRSGNKINMKDVTALAHKHGILTLWDLAHSAGAFPVELDDAHVDFAVGCTYKYLNGGPGSPAFIYVAERHQQRYKQPLAGWMGHAAPFAFEPDYQPAQSIKQNLSGTPGVIGMSILSAALEAFDDVSLKALDEKSKKLQTFFICEAKRAGVWDAFDFASPVIDNRGSQIALKHKDAYAICQAWIAQGVIADFRAPDILRIGFAPLYLRFVDIEYAVAQLSLIIEERQYEDPAFKQKHHVT
- a CDS encoding diguanylate cyclase, translating into MIAQSNFESTNSHANRTVTYCIDPSWEPYEAIRNGQHVGISAQYLKLISEKIGVTFQLIPTESWQQSLEFVQLEKCQAIPMINPSEYRKQFLDFSLPYFEAPNVLVAKTGTPMLQGYAGVGNRSVGIVRGYRQVEYISKYYPGLRLKLIPSEREGLKMLAKGEFDVMVGSLMSVNMHINNLKLNDLSIVGYAEPFDSLSFGVVKSSNWLVEDINRAISLIPEQKKVDIYKQWHNVQIRQSRNYAVMFLCIVIVILLLLWAVWRQRYLTSYARIIKQKNEEISSLQANLLEKNKTLSFLSAHDTVTGLYNRNHMIQRAEEEISRFQRFHTTASMIILELVSREADEERREQERKEDGLKAVAKSCLNSVREVDVVSRFSEEQFIILCPQTEINDAKSLAQRMLDCMNAHSTLNDQFKFAMGISELKDSEEFSEWLERTTKALYHSSRLGYGTFVAAE